The Planococcus donghaensis genome contains a region encoding:
- the moaC gene encoding cyclic pyranopterin monophosphate synthase MoaC: MSELTHFNAQGRAKMVDVSDKKNSVRTARATTSVLLNKAIYQQIKEGTNKKGDVFAVAQVAGIMAAKNTSQIIPMCHPLALSGVDIEFQWNVDEEKNHFEVLLTVSVKTKGPTGVEMEALTAASAAALTIYDMCKASGKEMVIGPTMLLEKTGGKSDYARD; the protein is encoded by the coding sequence TTGTCAGAACTAACTCATTTTAATGCTCAAGGTCGTGCCAAAATGGTCGACGTCTCCGATAAAAAAAACAGTGTACGCACTGCTCGTGCAACTACTTCTGTTTTATTAAACAAAGCGATTTACCAACAAATTAAAGAAGGTACTAATAAAAAGGGCGATGTTTTTGCAGTTGCTCAAGTGGCTGGCATTATGGCAGCTAAAAATACTTCACAAATCATCCCGATGTGTCATCCATTAGCACTTAGTGGCGTGGACATTGAATTTCAATGGAATGTCGATGAAGAAAAAAATCACTTCGAAGTTTTGTTGACCGTTTCCGTAAAAACAAAAGGACCTACAGGAGTCGAAATGGAAGCTCTTACCGCGGCTTCTGCTGCAGCACTGACAATTTACGATATGTGCAAAGCTTCTGGTAAAGAAATGGTCATCGGACCGACGATGTTGCTTGAGAAAACTGGCGGAAAATCCGATTACGCACGTGATTAA
- a CDS encoding carbohydrate-binding domain-containing protein: MPKNKRMFKLAATLLSASLLFACTNETDKKTDTEQSTAATSDLVVAEQMTSLVNNVVTYTDEDEYTEWQDENPFEVELSGDSAEFASSAAIIFEDNVLTIKAGGTYVFTGNLDEGQIVVDSEDKKTVRLVLNGVEINSSENSAIYIKDAEKAVISLADGTENSISDSANYVMDDSSDDELDAAIFSKSDLTINGSGQLTVTGNYKDGIASKDELKVTGGNIQVTAVDDGLKGRDLVAIKTGAFVIEAGGDGIKSTNDEDATKGSIALEGGTFDITSGKDAIQAETDLVVTDGTYTILAGGGSPETIKEAGDAAPGTAVETEVVEEAESTKGLKAGGAIDVSGGIFIIDSLDDAVNSNSDITIAGGQWEIATGEDGVHADDSLVITNGEITVTRSYEGLEGNFITIDDGTIDVTATDDGINVSDGTTVTTGPPVEVDEADKVEIGEGGEPVMTINGGFITVDGLGDGLDANGSIVMTGGTVLVEGPTRTMDGSIDYDNGFDLTGGVIIAAGSTGMVQATSEETAQESVVMTFPEIQEAGTIVHLQDSEGTTIATYAPSREFSAIFISTPDLEIGSSYTLSSGGTSSAEETAGLYADGGYEGGTELVDFTITESVTWLNEDGITEASVENPGGGAGGGGGMPREAGALPPDMPEMDEETEQKVQEIRDQQMAGTITEEQAQEQLAELGIEMPTRPVQ; this comes from the coding sequence ATGCCCAAAAATAAAAGAATGTTTAAATTAGCCGCAACATTATTGAGTGCAAGTTTGTTGTTTGCATGTACAAATGAAACGGATAAAAAAACTGACACCGAACAATCAACAGCAGCAACTTCCGATCTAGTGGTGGCAGAACAAATGACAAGTTTGGTAAATAACGTGGTAACTTACACGGATGAAGATGAATATACAGAGTGGCAGGATGAAAATCCTTTCGAAGTCGAACTCAGCGGCGACAGCGCAGAATTTGCATCATCAGCTGCAATTATTTTTGAAGACAATGTACTAACGATCAAAGCTGGAGGCACATATGTATTTACAGGGAATTTAGACGAGGGTCAGATTGTAGTCGATTCCGAAGATAAAAAAACAGTTCGATTGGTTTTGAACGGAGTGGAAATCAACTCATCGGAAAACTCAGCAATTTATATTAAAGATGCAGAAAAAGCCGTAATTTCTTTAGCGGACGGTACCGAAAACAGTATTTCTGATAGTGCGAACTATGTAATGGACGATTCATCTGATGATGAACTAGACGCAGCTATTTTCAGTAAATCTGATTTAACGATTAACGGTTCCGGACAACTCACCGTAACAGGTAACTATAAAGATGGCATCGCCAGCAAAGATGAGCTCAAAGTAACTGGAGGTAATATTCAAGTCACGGCAGTTGATGATGGCTTGAAAGGGCGAGATCTTGTCGCGATAAAGACCGGTGCATTTGTTATTGAAGCGGGTGGTGACGGTATCAAATCGACAAACGATGAAGATGCAACAAAAGGTAGCATTGCTTTAGAAGGTGGAACATTCGATATTACATCTGGTAAGGATGCCATTCAAGCGGAAACTGATTTAGTGGTGACAGATGGAACGTATACAATACTTGCAGGTGGCGGTAGCCCAGAAACGATTAAAGAAGCAGGAGATGCCGCACCAGGCACAGCTGTAGAAACAGAAGTTGTTGAAGAAGCAGAAAGCACAAAAGGTCTTAAAGCAGGTGGTGCTATTGACGTAAGCGGTGGTATTTTCATTATTGATTCGCTTGACGATGCAGTAAATAGCAATAGTGATATTACGATTGCTGGAGGACAGTGGGAAATTGCAACCGGAGAAGATGGCGTTCACGCAGACGATTCACTTGTGATCACAAACGGTGAAATTACGGTTACAAGAAGTTACGAAGGTTTAGAAGGTAACTTCATCACAATTGATGATGGAACAATTGATGTAACTGCAACGGATGACGGCATTAACGTCAGCGACGGCACAACAGTGACAACAGGTCCACCGGTAGAAGTGGATGAAGCAGATAAAGTTGAAATAGGCGAAGGCGGAGAACCTGTGATGACGATTAACGGTGGATTTATAACAGTTGATGGTCTTGGAGATGGTCTCGACGCCAACGGCTCAATCGTCATGACAGGTGGTACAGTACTCGTTGAAGGTCCAACAAGAACAATGGACGGTTCGATTGATTATGATAATGGCTTTGACCTTACGGGAGGGGTAATAATCGCTGCCGGTAGCACAGGCATGGTGCAAGCCACTTCAGAAGAAACAGCTCAAGAATCTGTTGTCATGACGTTCCCTGAAATTCAAGAGGCAGGAACCATTGTTCACTTGCAAGATAGCGAAGGGACAACGATCGCGACATATGCTCCGTCGAGAGAGTTTTCGGCTATATTTATTAGCACACCGGACTTGGAGATAGGCTCTTCTTATACGCTTTCTTCAGGAGGTACTTCATCAGCTGAAGAAACAGCGGGTCTTTACGCAGATGGCGGATATGAAGGCGGAACAGAACTTGTAGACTTTACGATTACCGAATCGGTTACTTGGTTAAACGAAGATGGGATTACAGAAGCAAGTGTTGAAAACCCTGGCGGTGGAGCAGGTGGAGGTGGCGGAATGCCACGAGAGGCAGGGGCACTCCCACCTGACATGCCAGAAATGGATGAGGAAACAGAGCAAAAAGTGCAAGAAATTAGAGATCAGCAAATGGCGGGAACCATTACGGAAGAACAAGCTCAAGAGCAACTGGCAGAACTAGGCATCGAAATGCCAACAAGACCTGTACAATAG